A stretch of Xenopus laevis strain J_2021 chromosome 8S, Xenopus_laevis_v10.1, whole genome shotgun sequence DNA encodes these proteins:
- the rad51.S gene encoding DNA repair protein RAD51 homolog A has translation MAMQAHYEAEATEEEHFGPQAISRLEQCGINANDVKKLEEAGFHTVEAVAYAPKKELLNIKGISEAKAEKILAEAAKLVPMGFTTATEFHQRRSEIIQISTGSKELDKLLQGGVETGSITEMFGEFRTGKTQLCHTLAVTCQLPIDRGGGEGKAMYIDTEGTFRPERLLAVAERYGLSGSDVLDNVAYARAFNTDHQTQLLYQASAMMAESRYALLIVDSATALYRTDYSGRGELSARQMHLARFLRMLLRLADEFGVAVVITNQVVAQVDGAAMFAADPKKPIGGNIIAHASTTRLYLRKGRGETRICKIYDSPCLPEAEAMFAINADGVGDAKD, from the exons ATGGCCATGCAAGCGCACTATGAAGCCGAAGCCACAGAGGAAGAGCATTTTGGACCACAGGCAATATCCAGATTAGAG CAATGTGGGATAAATGCAAATGACGTCAAGAAACTGGAGGAGGCCGGGTTCCACACAGTAGAAGCAGTGGCTTATGCTCCAAAGAAGGAACTGCTCAATATAAAAGGCATCAGTGAGGCTAAAGCTGAAAAAATCCTA GCAGAAGCTGCCAAACTGGTTCCCATGGGATTTACTACAGCCACAGAGTTTCACCAGAGACGCTCTGAAATAATACAGATCAGTACAGGTTCCAAGGAGCTTGACAAGCTTCTCCAAG gGGGCGTTGAAACTGGTTCCATCACAGAGATGTTCGGTGAGTTTCGCACAGGAAAGACTCAGCTGTGTCACACTCTTGCTGTCACCTGTCAG CTTCCCATTGATAGAGGTGGTGGTGAGGGCAAGGCTATGTACATTGATACAGAAGGAACCTTTCGTCCAGAACGTTTGCTTGCTGTAGCTGAAAG ATATGGATTATCGGGAAGTGATGTTCTTGATAATGTTGCTTATGCCCGTGCCTTCAACACCGACCATCAGACCCAACTCTTGTACCAAGCGTCGGCCATGATGGCAGAGTCAAG ATACGCCCTTCTTATTGTGGACAGTGCGACTGCGCTCTACAGGACGGATTATTCTGGGAGAGGGGAGCTTTCAGCACGTCAGATGCATCTGGCACGCTTTCTTAGAATGCTACTTCGACTCGCAGATGAG TTCGGTGTTGCAGTCGTCATCACAAACCAGGTTGTTGCCCAAGTAGATGGAGCCGCCATGTTTGCTGCTGATCCCAAGAAGCCCATTGGAGGAAATATTATAGCACATGCATCAACTACACG GTTATATCTGAGGAAAGGCCGCGGTGAAACGCGTATCTGCAAAATCTACGACTCCCCCTGCCTCCCTGAAGCAGAGGCTATGTTTGCAATTAATGCTGATGGAGTGGGAGATGCCAAGGACTGA
- the gchfr.S gene encoding GTP cyclohydrolase 1 feedback regulatory protein, giving the protein MPYVLISTQIRMETGPTIVGDEFSDIQLMAQLEADKRTVLGNNFSEYYVNEPPHVTLNKLEKLGYRVVSMTGVGQTLVWCLHKE; this is encoded by the exons ATGCCTTATGTTCTCATCAGCACCCAGATCCGTATG GAGACCGGACCTACGATTGTGGGAGATGAATTTTCCGATATACAGTTGATGGCACAGCTCGAGGCAGATAAGAGGACAGTGCTGGGAAATAATTT TTCAGAGTATTATGTGAATGAACCTCCGCATGTGACACTCAACAAGTTGGAAAAACTGGGTTACCGGGTCGTGAGCATGACGGGTGTTGGCCAGACTTTGGTGTGGTGTCTGCACAAGGAATAA